A window of the Synechococcus sp. JA-3-3Ab genome harbors these coding sequences:
- a CDS encoding tetratricopeptide repeat protein: protein MNKQQTGGRTAPLGLRVVGCLLSLALGLPASAQPPMNLLTGEPTVAQLKEDAARYLQMGFHTLAINAYRAALELEDKTKVLPSERDPDVPFNLGLIYARQGNLPEARAAFQRAVEVDPTSFKARYQLALVDLKLGNLVAAKEQLTLLAHAARSNPETYSHIQSLLAPLESVPLPNQQASNPPRPPAAEPEAAKPALEPERDKTTTPRAAASKKQPEEEKPLSALQRLRRRELD, encoded by the coding sequence ATGAATAAGCAACAAACCGGTGGACGGACTGCTCCCTTGGGCCTGCGTGTGGTGGGATGCCTGCTGAGTTTGGCGCTAGGACTGCCTGCCTCTGCCCAGCCGCCTATGAATCTGCTCACCGGGGAGCCGACAGTGGCCCAACTCAAGGAAGATGCAGCCCGCTACCTGCAGATGGGCTTTCACACCCTAGCCATCAACGCCTACCGGGCCGCCCTTGAGCTGGAAGACAAAACCAAAGTTCTCCCCAGCGAGCGGGATCCCGACGTGCCTTTTAACCTTGGCCTGATCTACGCCCGCCAGGGCAACCTCCCAGAGGCGCGAGCTGCCTTCCAACGTGCCGTAGAAGTGGATCCCACTAGCTTTAAGGCACGCTACCAATTGGCTCTGGTGGATCTTAAGTTAGGGAACCTGGTAGCGGCCAAGGAGCAGCTTACCCTCTTGGCCCATGCTGCCCGCAGCAATCCCGAAACCTACAGCCACATCCAGTCCCTGCTGGCCCCCCTGGAGTCGGTGCCCTTGCCCAACCAGCAGGCCAGCAACCCGCCTCGCCCTCCAGCCGCTGAGCCAGAAGCAGCCAAGCCTGCGCTCGAGCCCGAAAGGGACAAGACAACCACTCCACGGGCAGCCGCCTCGAAAAAGCAGCCAGAAGAGGAGAAGCCTCTCTCGGCCTTGCAACGGCTACGTCGGCGGGAGTTGGACTAG
- a CDS encoding J domain-containing protein gives MKDFYSELEVKPDATSEEIKESYRRLAKEYHPDRLPPGTPEKARRYIEEKFKSLQEAYSVLSDPVKRKAYDSQRLSQTKGNERDLGLKAKPSYSTQDGSTWPFDPDKIQKAAEEIELRRRRIETNYNQKIEQVKSEVKRNLILIGIKEEDARVDYTFLTRDENIQSCFVFLFLGLLAFLGGWGWIGAILVLIALVSAWSAFFESGYSKEQVEKAKSLQERAKSEIELREKEKSSELSQLTLYCRSRIDYFKSLPLESLSPEFISGLSGEDQLFLLTAIKERADAEKLKEDLKLAAGIAVGIGILAVLFGLGGGFYPH, from the coding sequence ATGAAAGATTTCTATAGCGAGCTGGAGGTAAAGCCCGACGCGACCTCTGAAGAAATCAAAGAGAGCTACAGGCGGCTTGCCAAAGAGTATCATCCCGATCGGCTTCCTCCCGGCACACCGGAAAAGGCCCGACGGTACATCGAAGAAAAATTTAAGTCCCTTCAAGAAGCCTATTCAGTGCTGAGTGATCCCGTAAAGCGGAAAGCCTACGATTCCCAGAGGCTTTCCCAAACGAAAGGAAACGAACGTGATCTAGGTCTAAAAGCCAAACCAAGCTACAGCACACAAGACGGCAGCACTTGGCCGTTTGACCCTGACAAGATACAGAAAGCTGCCGAGGAGATAGAGCTGCGGAGGCGAAGGATTGAAACCAACTATAACCAGAAAATAGAGCAAGTGAAGTCAGAGGTAAAGAGAAACCTTATTTTAATCGGCATTAAGGAAGAGGATGCCAGAGTTGACTATACCTTCCTTACTAGAGACGAAAACATACAGAGCTGCTTTGTCTTTTTGTTTTTGGGCTTGTTGGCTTTCTTAGGAGGCTGGGGATGGATTGGTGCTATACTCGTACTCATTGCTTTGGTATCCGCTTGGTCGGCATTTTTTGAATCTGGGTATAGTAAAGAGCAAGTGGAAAAAGCCAAAAGTCTCCAAGAAAGGGCAAAGTCAGAAATAGAACTGCGCGAGAAAGAAAAAAGCTCAGAGCTCTCTCAACTGACGCTTTACTGCAGGAGCAGGATCGACTACTTTAAGAGTCTCCCCCTTGAGTCTTTATCCCCTGAGTTTATAAGCGGGCTTAGCGGAGAGGATCAACTCTTCCTGTTGACAGCGATAAAGGAAAGAGCCGACGCTGAAAAG
- a CDS encoding HAD hydrolase family protein, whose product MRLVLSSLDGSLLDPQSNSYGAARQALAALERRSIPLVLYSLRTRTQLEHLCRQLRLEHPFICEDGSAIYVPEHYFPAGILDERWQHRPPYYVCALGLPYPCLRHILQQVRQDYHLDLIGFGDWTASELAAATGIPLEEAERVQKREYSEIFSYSGDPARLREALAQQEATLTQHLLRLHQLHFSDPSRWYLTGWRRTTLTSEPSSLPGEQAVRLLLDCYQRHLGPVRALGIGCSPPDLAFLRWVERKVVLPSPIADSLWKEAVRLGGPEVQTQWQLARLPGPEGWNEVVLRWLEETDHGDE is encoded by the coding sequence ATGCGACTTGTCCTCAGCAGTTTGGATGGCAGCCTCTTAGATCCCCAGTCCAACAGCTATGGCGCTGCCCGACAAGCTTTGGCGGCTTTGGAGCGCCGCTCCATTCCCTTAGTGCTCTACAGCCTGCGTACCCGCACCCAACTGGAACATCTGTGTCGACAACTGCGCCTGGAGCATCCCTTCATCTGCGAGGACGGCTCCGCTATTTACGTTCCCGAACATTACTTTCCCGCAGGCATTTTGGACGAGCGCTGGCAACACCGCCCTCCCTACTACGTGTGTGCCCTGGGATTGCCCTACCCCTGCTTGCGCCACATTTTGCAACAGGTGCGCCAAGATTACCACTTGGATCTCATCGGGTTCGGGGATTGGACAGCCTCGGAGCTAGCTGCCGCCACTGGGATCCCTTTGGAGGAAGCAGAACGGGTGCAAAAGCGGGAATATAGCGAGATTTTCAGCTATTCCGGGGATCCAGCAAGGCTGCGAGAAGCCCTTGCCCAACAAGAGGCCACCCTCACCCAGCACTTGTTACGGCTGCACCAGCTCCACTTCTCCGACCCCTCGCGGTGGTATTTGACCGGCTGGAGGCGGACAACCTTAACCTCAGAGCCCAGTTCCCTACCGGGAGAACAGGCGGTGCGGCTGCTCCTGGATTGCTACCAGCGGCATTTGGGCCCTGTCAGGGCCTTGGGCATCGGCTGCTCCCCCCCAGATTTGGCTTTTTTGCGGTGGGTGGAGCGGAAAGTAGTGCTTCCCAGCCCAATTGCGGATAGCCTCTGGAAGGAGGCCGTTCGCCTCGGCGGGCCAGAGGTTCAGACCCAGTGGCAACTGGCCCGGCTCCCCGGTCCTGAGGGGTGGAACGAAGTGGTGTTGAGGTGGCTGGAGGAAACCGATCATGGGGATGAATAA
- the upp gene encoding uracil phosphoribosyltransferase, whose translation MLPPRLRHPSVASQQLRVYVPSHPLIKHWLAVARDVETPTPLFRSALSELGRWLTYEAMRDWIPTQAVQVQTPLEPAAAEVIAPNTPLAIVPILRAGLALLEGCQSLLPQARIFHVGLVRDEKTLQVSCYLNRLPERIPEQMRILIPEPMLATGGTLLWILDELKKRGADPSLVRIVSVLAAPPGLQRLGSHYPMVQIFCAMIDERLNDRGFILPGLGDAGDRAFGT comes from the coding sequence ATGCTACCGCCCAGATTGAGGCATCCTTCTGTGGCAAGTCAGCAGCTTCGAGTCTATGTCCCCTCTCACCCGCTCATTAAGCACTGGTTAGCTGTGGCTCGCGACGTGGAAACCCCCACGCCCTTGTTTCGCAGTGCTCTATCGGAGCTGGGCCGCTGGCTGACCTATGAGGCGATGCGGGATTGGATCCCAACTCAGGCGGTGCAGGTGCAAACTCCTCTGGAACCTGCTGCAGCAGAAGTTATCGCCCCCAACACGCCGCTGGCCATCGTGCCTATTTTGCGGGCTGGGCTGGCCCTGCTGGAAGGCTGTCAGTCCCTCTTGCCCCAGGCACGGATTTTTCATGTGGGCCTGGTGCGGGACGAAAAGACGCTGCAGGTGAGTTGTTACCTCAATCGCCTGCCGGAGCGGATCCCGGAGCAGATGCGCATTCTCATCCCTGAGCCGATGTTGGCTACTGGCGGCACCTTGCTCTGGATCTTGGACGAGCTGAAAAAACGGGGAGCGGATCCCAGCTTAGTGAGAATTGTGAGCGTCTTGGCTGCTCCGCCGGGGCTGCAGCGGCTGGGATCCCATTACCCGATGGTGCAAATTTTCTGCGCCATGATCGACGAGCGGCTAAATGACCGGGGGTTTATCCTGCCCGGGCTGGGGGATGCTGGGGATCGCGCTTTCGGCACCTGA